One window from the genome of Rariglobus hedericola encodes:
- the dgt gene encoding dGTP triphosphohydrolase: MTNRFYSSFDEEAWGGVRKSDYRTAFQIDRDRVIHAHAFRKLQSKTQVFLSGEYDFYRTRLTHSMEVAQIGRSICNYLLSRGEPLAPDFYIDSDLVEAVCLSHDLGHPPFGHSGERTLQELMQPHGGFEGNAQTLHLLTETMYQNESSVRGMLPTRALLDGVLKYKKLYSEFPESPQNHFLYDPQGTYRDFVFGGAAIPPALHEGEALNSFKSVECQIMDWADDAAYSLNDIVDGVKAGFLTIDRIESWAASEGIDAEQQRHLETLINAIRGDKLEAVFASKIGGFITACRLRPRDNFMAAKTHRYAFDLVIAPEAMREAKFFKRMANDIIFESPQLQQIEHKARKVLFSLWESSWNNYVDKGARVINILPPRVGRLVDAETEVAGKARRICDWLAGLTDGLIVRTYKRLNDPDFGSIRDLS; the protein is encoded by the coding sequence ATGACGAATCGTTTTTATAGTTCTTTTGACGAGGAGGCGTGGGGTGGCGTGCGTAAGAGCGACTATCGCACGGCGTTCCAAATTGACCGTGATCGCGTGATCCACGCGCACGCTTTTCGGAAACTTCAGTCGAAAACGCAGGTTTTTCTGTCGGGCGAATACGATTTCTACCGCACGCGGCTGACGCACTCGATGGAAGTTGCGCAGATCGGCCGCTCGATCTGCAACTATCTGCTCTCGCGCGGCGAACCGCTGGCGCCGGATTTCTACATTGATAGCGATCTGGTCGAGGCGGTCTGTCTCTCGCACGATCTGGGGCATCCGCCGTTCGGGCATTCCGGCGAACGCACGTTGCAGGAGTTGATGCAGCCGCACGGTGGTTTCGAGGGCAACGCGCAGACGCTGCACCTGCTTACGGAGACGATGTATCAAAATGAGTCCAGCGTGCGCGGCATGCTGCCGACGCGTGCGTTGCTCGATGGCGTGCTCAAATACAAGAAGCTCTACAGTGAGTTTCCCGAGTCGCCGCAGAATCATTTTCTCTACGATCCGCAGGGAACTTATCGCGATTTCGTGTTTGGCGGCGCGGCGATTCCGCCGGCTTTGCACGAGGGCGAGGCGCTGAACAGTTTCAAGAGCGTCGAATGCCAGATCATGGATTGGGCGGACGATGCTGCCTACTCACTCAATGACATCGTTGATGGGGTGAAAGCCGGGTTTCTGACCATTGATCGCATCGAAAGCTGGGCGGCGTCGGAGGGCATCGATGCGGAGCAGCAGCGGCATCTCGAAACGCTCATCAATGCGATCCGCGGTGATAAACTGGAGGCGGTTTTCGCGAGCAAGATTGGCGGCTTCATCACGGCGTGCCGTCTGCGTCCGCGTGATAATTTCATGGCGGCGAAGACCCACCGTTATGCTTTCGATCTGGTGATTGCGCCCGAGGCGATGCGTGAGGCGAAGTTCTTTAAGAGGATGGCCAACGACATTATTTTCGAGAGCCCGCAGCTCCAGCAAATCGAACACAAGGCCCGCAAGGTTCTCTTCAGTTTGTGGGAGTCGTCGTGGAATAACTACGTCGATAAAGGCGCGCGGGTGATCAACATCCTGCCGCCACGCGTTGGCCGGTTGGTCGACGCGGAAACGGAAGTCGCCGGCAAAGCGCGTCGCATCTGCGACTGGCTCGCGGGCCTGACCGACGGGCTGATCGTGCGGACTTACAAACGACTCAACGATCCCGACTTCGGGTCGATTCGAGATTTGAGCTGA
- a CDS encoding S9 family peptidase, whose translation MRFPFTPIWAFALLCTALIAEPIDTLITASDLLKISYPASPVISPDGQKIAYTVRTMEAPDSGDIAYRNRLWLASVDGDIAPRELLAAGTNAHQPAWHPSGDRIAYVRPEADDRARIWVLPLNGSDAYAVTPPLRDAATPLWSPDGTRLLFTATVTYDEVKTSLEKNKSAVTSPAWALEKPALPPAPPQPVDPKTAAKPDAKKPAPAKPVPPPAPPSPDGTLTDRRSWLSLNENRDNPAVSHRLDLTTSPDADDHPRFTHLFVVERAGAAPIDLTPGYRSHTHATWSPDGKTIVCNGPSSDTEHPDRINTTQLFILNADGTGFRPLLASDDYSLDYPVVSPDGTQVAFTAQPDKDPADLSYGQTRIATASLDAPKLKLLTEKFDRSADRPQWSADGKFLYFTAETNGGLALHRMASSGGNPERITSTDTWVSSWSAGKDDLAMVIGRSTNPGELYRTRLTGKSSRILTSHNSEWLRDKKTSSPERRKLKQPDGTEIEYWVVKPPYLEGGFYYPLLVMVHGGPASMWGPGNPSVWHDIQFFAARGYGVVYVNPRGSSGYGAKFQRASFQNWGPGPAGDVLAAATAVAKENWVDSDRQVILGGSYGGYLTAWIISTDQRFKAAVAARGVYDLTTFLGEGDAWPLVPWHFGGYPWQPEIRKLLDAQSPITRADSIRTPLLIKQNDADHQTGTAQGELLYRSLKILKRPVELVRYPRASHNLSRSGEPAQRIDRLVRFDEFFQRFIGTPAQPIPLPPIPPAPSPTPTPPPASKPPEEKDKKAPAPDMMMMSGS comes from the coding sequence ATGCGTTTCCCGTTTACCCCGATCTGGGCGTTCGCGTTGCTTTGCACCGCGCTCATCGCAGAGCCCATTGACACATTGATCACGGCCAGCGACCTGCTCAAAATCTCCTATCCCGCCTCTCCGGTCATCTCGCCCGATGGCCAAAAAATCGCCTACACGGTGCGCACGATGGAAGCGCCGGACTCCGGCGACATCGCCTATCGCAACCGTCTCTGGCTGGCCTCGGTCGATGGTGACATCGCCCCCCGCGAGTTGTTGGCCGCCGGCACCAATGCGCACCAACCCGCCTGGCATCCTTCGGGTGATCGCATCGCCTACGTCCGCCCCGAAGCTGACGACCGCGCCCGCATCTGGGTGCTCCCGCTCAACGGAAGCGACGCGTATGCCGTGACGCCTCCTCTGCGCGATGCCGCCACGCCCCTGTGGTCGCCCGACGGCACCCGCCTGCTTTTCACCGCCACCGTCACCTACGACGAAGTCAAAACCTCCCTCGAAAAAAACAAATCCGCCGTCACCTCGCCCGCTTGGGCACTCGAAAAGCCCGCGCTGCCCCCCGCCCCGCCCCAACCCGTTGACCCGAAAACCGCCGCGAAACCTGACGCCAAAAAACCCGCTCCCGCCAAACCCGTTCCGCCCCCAGCGCCTCCCTCACCGGACGGCACACTCACCGACCGCCGCTCATGGCTCTCGTTAAACGAAAACCGCGATAACCCCGCCGTCAGTCACCGGCTCGATCTCACCACCAGCCCTGATGCCGACGACCACCCGCGCTTCACCCACCTCTTTGTCGTCGAACGCGCCGGCGCCGCCCCCATCGACCTCACTCCGGGTTACCGTTCGCATACCCACGCCACGTGGTCGCCCGATGGCAAAACCATCGTGTGCAACGGCCCGTCGAGCGACACCGAGCACCCCGATCGTATCAACACCACCCAGCTCTTCATCTTGAACGCCGACGGCACGGGCTTCCGTCCGTTGCTCGCATCCGACGACTATTCCCTCGATTACCCCGTGGTTTCGCCTGACGGCACCCAAGTCGCCTTCACCGCCCAACCCGACAAAGATCCCGCTGATCTTAGCTACGGTCAGACGCGCATCGCCACCGCCAGCCTCGACGCTCCCAAGCTGAAGCTGCTCACCGAAAAATTCGACCGTTCCGCCGACCGCCCGCAATGGTCTGCCGACGGCAAGTTCCTCTACTTCACCGCCGAAACAAACGGCGGCCTCGCCCTTCATCGCATGGCCTCCTCGGGCGGAAACCCCGAGCGTATCACCTCTACGGATACTTGGGTCAGCAGCTGGTCGGCCGGCAAAGACGATCTCGCGATGGTCATCGGCCGTTCCACCAACCCCGGCGAACTCTATCGCACCCGCCTCACCGGAAAATCCTCACGCATTCTCACCTCCCACAACAGCGAATGGCTGCGTGACAAAAAAACGTCCTCCCCCGAGCGCCGGAAACTCAAACAACCCGACGGCACCGAAATCGAATACTGGGTCGTAAAACCACCCTACCTCGAAGGCGGTTTCTATTATCCACTACTCGTCATGGTTCACGGCGGCCCCGCTTCGATGTGGGGACCGGGCAATCCTTCCGTGTGGCACGACATCCAGTTTTTCGCCGCGCGTGGCTACGGGGTGGTCTATGTGAATCCCCGCGGCTCCTCCGGCTACGGCGCCAAATTCCAACGCGCCAGTTTTCAAAACTGGGGCCCCGGCCCCGCCGGCGACGTTCTCGCCGCGGCCACCGCGGTCGCCAAGGAAAACTGGGTCGATTCAGACCGCCAGGTCATCCTCGGCGGAAGTTATGGCGGCTATCTCACGGCGTGGATCATTTCCACCGATCAACGCTTCAAAGCCGCCGTCGCCGCCCGCGGTGTGTATGACCTGACGACGTTCCTCGGCGAAGGCGACGCCTGGCCGCTCGTGCCGTGGCATTTTGGCGGTTATCCGTGGCAGCCCGAAATTCGCAAACTCCTCGACGCCCAATCCCCCATTACTCGCGCCGACTCGATTCGCACCCCGCTGCTCATCAAGCAAAACGACGCCGATCACCAGACCGGCACCGCGCAAGGCGAGTTGCTCTACCGCAGCCTAAAAATCCTCAAGCGCCCCGTCGAGCTTGTGCGCTACCCGCGTGCCTCGCACAACCTCAGCCGCAGCGGCGAGCCTGCGCAGCGCATCGATCGTCTCGTTCGTTTCGACGAGTTCTTCCAACGCTTCATCGGCACACCCGCGCAGCCTATCCCTCTGCCGCCGATCCCGCCCGCGCCTTCCCCGACTCCGACCCCGCCACCGGCGTCCAAACCGCCCGAGGAAAAAGATAAAAAAGCTCCCGCCCCCGACATGATGATGATGTCCGGAAGTTAG
- a CDS encoding magnesium transporter: MNAEIPIVTPLAASDNTLNRLLENPAAIFPPELTVHEATERIREIIKTHFVTYVYVTDRDNRLLGIVTMRDLLLAAPDTRLDTIMLHDPFLLKPDMPLMDAIKLTVNKHFPCYPVCDDDGRLAGIVWGAKLFAAQAIEISAQAGSMVGVDKEEHTTTHWKRSFRFRHPWLLINLVTAGMAASVVGAFQGSISKIVALAVFLPLIAGQSGNTGCQSLAVALRGMTLGELKPGRARFLLAKEAILGALNGFVVGILAGIGMWMFATSQHTAEPPLILGITVCMAMTIACTASSMAGVMVPVILRRCGADPVTASSIFVTTSNDIISMGCFLGLATLLLL; the protein is encoded by the coding sequence ATGAATGCCGAAATCCCCATCGTCACGCCGCTGGCCGCTTCCGACAACACCCTCAATCGCCTGCTGGAGAACCCCGCCGCGATTTTCCCGCCCGAGCTCACGGTGCACGAAGCCACCGAGCGCATTCGTGAAATCATCAAGACGCACTTCGTCACCTACGTTTACGTGACCGATCGCGACAACCGCCTGCTCGGCATCGTGACCATGCGCGATCTCTTGCTCGCCGCGCCCGACACGCGACTCGACACGATTATGCTTCACGATCCGTTCCTCTTGAAACCGGACATGCCGCTCATGGACGCGATCAAACTCACCGTGAACAAACACTTCCCGTGTTATCCGGTTTGTGATGACGACGGCCGTCTGGCCGGCATCGTATGGGGCGCGAAATTATTCGCCGCGCAGGCCATCGAGATCAGTGCGCAAGCCGGCAGCATGGTCGGCGTGGACAAGGAAGAACACACCACGACGCACTGGAAGCGCAGTTTCCGTTTCCGCCATCCGTGGTTGCTGATCAACCTCGTGACCGCGGGCATGGCCGCCAGCGTCGTCGGCGCATTTCAAGGCTCCATCAGCAAAATCGTCGCGCTCGCCGTATTCCTTCCGTTGATCGCCGGTCAATCCGGCAACACCGGTTGCCAATCCCTCGCCGTCGCCTTGCGCGGCATGACTCTCGGCGAACTCAAACCGGGACGCGCACGCTTCCTCCTCGCCAAGGAAGCCATCCTCGGCGCCCTCAACGGTTTCGTGGTCGGCATACTCGCCGGCATCGGCATGTGGATGTTCGCCACGTCGCAACACACGGCTGAACCTCCGCTCATCCTAGGCATCACCGTGTGCATGGCCATGACCATCGCCTGCACCGCCAGCAGCATGGCCGGCGTGATGGTTCCTGTCATCCTCCGCCGTTGCGGTGCCGACCCCGTGACGGCCTCCAGCATCTTCGTCACCACGTCGAACGACATTATCAGCATGGGATGTTTTCTCGGATTGGCCACATTGCTGCTGTTATAG
- a CDS encoding cytidine deaminase → MKISATLLTRLERLARRAAKTSYSPYSQFAVGAALVAGSGKVYTGCNVENASYGLCNCAERTAIFTAAAAGERKITCVVVYTSTESATPPCGACRQVINEFGPQARVISICDSDERIETTLDALLPGAFGPANLL, encoded by the coding sequence ATGAAAATTTCCGCCACCCTTCTCACCCGCCTCGAACGTCTCGCCCGCCGCGCGGCCAAAACTTCGTATTCGCCCTACTCGCAATTCGCCGTGGGCGCCGCCCTCGTCGCCGGATCCGGCAAAGTCTATACCGGTTGCAACGTCGAGAATGCCTCCTACGGCCTGTGCAACTGCGCCGAGCGCACCGCGATCTTCACCGCCGCCGCCGCAGGCGAACGAAAGATCACCTGTGTGGTCGTCTACACCTCCACCGAATCCGCCACGCCTCCGTGCGGCGCGTGCCGTCAGGTCATCAATGAATTCGGCCCGCAGGCCCGCGTCATCTCCATTTGCGATTCCGACGAGCGCATCGAAACCACGCTCGATGCGCTGCTGCCCGGCGCTTTCGGTCCGGCCAACCTGCTCTGA
- the hisS gene encoding histidine--tRNA ligase, producing the protein MAQFQSLPGFREFYPDAFARRNHVFRLWRQTAHTFGFQEYDAPVLEPLDLYKAKSGDEIETQLFSFTDKGGREVALRPEMTPTVCRLVGAKANALKRPIKWFSIAEFYRYERAQKGRERAFFQYNCDIFGEPGPEAEIELIALLVQSIRGFGLSAQDFYVRLSDRNLWFYYLEALGFDEAQTRSILGAIDKYEKVGEDAFKGYIEAHGALEPEKKDKIIAFLKVKSLAVLEETLASIAGEKIAARLADWRKLLGGLQSMGLAEFIEVDFGVVRGLAYYTGFVFEAFDRKGELRAIAGGGRYDDLVQKLGGPALPAVGFAIGDVTMALLLEQRGLMPTFANSTDIYAVIGGGEAERAAAFADIHALRANGFRVEYPLKDLAFGKQFKAATEAGAKLALIYGGDELAKGVVKVRDLGARTEMDVPCDQVAAMVRDFFSAGAE; encoded by the coding sequence ATGGCCCAGTTTCAGTCATTGCCCGGTTTTCGTGAGTTCTATCCCGATGCGTTCGCGCGCCGGAATCATGTGTTCCGCTTGTGGCGGCAGACTGCGCACACGTTTGGATTTCAAGAATACGATGCGCCCGTGCTGGAGCCGCTCGATCTCTACAAGGCCAAGTCGGGCGACGAAATCGAAACGCAGCTTTTCAGTTTCACCGACAAGGGCGGCCGCGAGGTCGCGCTGCGTCCCGAGATGACCCCGACGGTCTGCCGTCTTGTCGGCGCCAAAGCCAACGCGCTCAAGCGTCCGATCAAGTGGTTCAGCATCGCGGAATTCTACCGCTACGAACGCGCGCAGAAGGGCCGTGAGCGCGCATTTTTCCAATACAACTGCGACATCTTCGGCGAACCCGGTCCGGAGGCCGAGATCGAGCTCATCGCGCTGCTCGTGCAGTCGATCCGCGGCTTCGGACTTTCGGCGCAGGATTTTTATGTGCGCCTGAGCGACCGCAATCTGTGGTTTTATTACCTCGAAGCGCTCGGCTTCGACGAGGCGCAGACGCGCTCCATTCTCGGTGCGATCGATAAATACGAGAAGGTCGGCGAAGATGCCTTCAAGGGCTATATCGAGGCGCACGGCGCGCTCGAGCCGGAGAAAAAAGACAAGATCATCGCCTTCCTGAAAGTGAAGAGCCTGGCCGTGCTCGAAGAGACGCTCGCGTCCATCGCCGGCGAAAAAATCGCCGCGCGTCTGGCCGACTGGCGCAAGCTGCTCGGCGGGCTCCAGTCCATGGGCCTGGCGGAATTCATCGAGGTGGATTTCGGCGTCGTGCGCGGCCTCGCCTATTATACGGGCTTCGTGTTCGAGGCGTTTGATCGCAAAGGCGAGCTGCGCGCGATCGCGGGCGGCGGACGTTACGATGATCTGGTGCAGAAGCTCGGCGGACCGGCTTTGCCGGCCGTGGGCTTTGCGATCGGTGACGTGACCATGGCGCTGTTGCTGGAGCAACGCGGTCTGATGCCGACCTTCGCCAACTCTACGGATATTTATGCGGTGATCGGGGGCGGCGAGGCGGAGCGTGCGGCGGCGTTTGCCGATATCCATGCGCTGCGTGCGAACGGCTTTCGCGTCGAGTATCCGCTCAAGGATCTGGCCTTTGGAAAACAGTTCAAAGCCGCGACCGAGGCGGGCGCGAAACTCGCGCTCATCTATGGTGGCGATGAACTCGCCAAGGGTGTGGTCAAAGTGCGCGACCTCGGTGCGCGCACCGAGATGGACGTGCCCTGTGATCAAGTCGCGGCGATGGTGCGCGATTTCTTCTCGGCGGGTGCGGAGTAA
- a CDS encoding HU family DNA-binding protein — protein MSNNLTKREIVLEIYEKTAFPQKEVVATVQLTLDIIQKALADGRNVELRNFGVLEVQRRKSRIGRNPNKPEAEVVIPERAVVKFKAGKILKQMLKKIDIAKL, from the coding sequence ATGTCCAACAACCTGACCAAACGTGAGATCGTTCTCGAAATCTACGAAAAGACCGCCTTCCCCCAAAAGGAAGTTGTCGCGACTGTGCAGCTGACCCTCGACATCATCCAGAAGGCCTTGGCTGATGGCCGTAATGTGGAACTTCGTAACTTCGGCGTCCTCGAAGTGCAGCGTCGCAAGTCCCGCATCGGTCGCAATCCGAACAAGCCCGAAGCCGAGGTCGTCATCCCCGAGCGCGCCGTCGTCAAGTTCAAGGCCGGCAAGATCCTAAAGCAGATGCTCAAGAAGATCGACATCGCCAAGCTCTGA
- the ubiE gene encoding bifunctional demethylmenaquinone methyltransferase/2-methoxy-6-polyprenyl-1,4-benzoquinol methylase UbiE, with protein MPDPVAVNSMFSRIARRYDVANHLLSGGVDVWWRRRLVSAVRRHGPTDVLDLATGSGDVAFAMSKGLPSTIAITGMDFCQPMLDEAVIKQETRGGFANITFRQGDGMALPLADQSFDAITISFGLRNMGDRHRALSEMHRVLRPGGRLFVLEFSQPYRWFRPFYYLYLKKLLPAIAALVTGDRGAYEYLCGSIEQYPDHKAMSGEITRAGFGTVAVTRMTFGSVALHAATK; from the coding sequence ATGCCTGATCCCGTTGCCGTCAACTCCATGTTCTCCCGCATCGCCCGTCGCTATGACGTGGCGAACCATTTGTTGAGCGGAGGCGTCGATGTGTGGTGGCGTCGCCGGCTGGTATCCGCCGTGCGCCGACATGGCCCCACGGATGTTCTGGATCTAGCGACTGGCAGCGGCGACGTGGCCTTCGCCATGAGCAAAGGCCTGCCGTCCACGATCGCGATCACCGGCATGGATTTCTGCCAGCCCATGCTCGACGAAGCCGTGATCAAACAGGAAACGCGCGGCGGGTTTGCCAACATCACTTTTCGCCAGGGCGACGGCATGGCCCTCCCGCTGGCCGATCAATCATTCGACGCCATCACCATTTCCTTCGGACTGCGCAACATGGGCGACCGCCATCGCGCACTCAGCGAAATGCACCGCGTGCTCCGTCCGGGCGGACGGCTGTTCGTCCTCGAATTTTCACAGCCTTACCGCTGGTTCCGGCCGTTTTATTATCTTTATTTAAAAAAGCTGCTGCCGGCCATCGCCGCACTGGTGACGGGTGACCGCGGAGCCTACGAATATCTGTGCGGCTCCATCGAACAATACCCCGACCATAAAGCCATGAGTGGGGAAATCACCCGCGCCGGCTTTGGCACGGTGGCCGTAACCCGCATGACCTTCGGCTCGGTGGCGCTGCACGCAGCCACGAAATAA
- a CDS encoding HesB/IscA family protein produces the protein MLSPRAAAQVRVMQADLPVANQALRLLMETGGCSGFQYGMSFDEPKADDTRFESEGVQIVIDATSLAYLDGSTIDFDDGLHGKGFEIKNPNAQSTCGCGKSFN, from the coding sequence ATGCTCAGTCCCCGCGCCGCCGCCCAAGTCCGTGTCATGCAGGCCGATTTACCCGTAGCCAACCAAGCGTTGCGCCTGCTGATGGAAACCGGCGGCTGCTCCGGATTCCAATATGGCATGTCGTTCGACGAACCGAAGGCCGATGATACGCGCTTTGAAAGTGAAGGCGTTCAAATCGTCATCGATGCAACCAGCCTCGCGTATCTGGACGGCTCGACCATCGACTTCGACGACGGCCTGCACGGCAAAGGCTTCGAGATTAAGAACCCCAACGCCCAGAGCACCTGTGGCTGCGGCAAGTCGTTTAACTGA
- a CDS encoding serine/threonine protein kinase: MAAIKHIFNELHYEMTRTIAEGGMGVVYEAVQRGAGGFTKVVAVKLIREEYSTITEFQKNFIGEARLVANLIHTNIVQTYHLGQIGGQYFMVMEYVSGVNLEQLIERHTALGRLMPVTIAAFIISRIARGLTYAHQKCDREGRPLGIVHRDIGPKNVMIAEEGDVKLTDFGIAKALDLMYNEEGKVIAGKDEYLSPEQANYAVTDGRADLFPLGIVLTELLLGRNIFRDADRMVSRQNILTMPIPRFSNLRPEIDPKLEAILQKALQRDREKRYQSAYEMLNDLEVYLYSDGYGPTNEKLGAYLKTIMNEPLPAAKAPLPRLSLRPNS; encoded by the coding sequence GTGGCAGCCATCAAACACATCTTCAACGAACTGCACTACGAGATGACCCGCACCATCGCAGAAGGCGGCATGGGTGTGGTTTACGAAGCCGTCCAGCGCGGCGCAGGTGGGTTCACCAAGGTCGTCGCCGTAAAGCTGATTCGCGAGGAATACTCGACCATCACCGAGTTCCAAAAAAATTTCATCGGTGAGGCGCGACTGGTCGCCAATTTAATTCATACCAACATCGTCCAGACCTACCACCTCGGCCAGATCGGCGGGCAGTATTTCATGGTGATGGAATACGTCTCGGGCGTTAATCTGGAGCAATTGATCGAGCGCCACACCGCCCTCGGCCGCCTGATGCCGGTCACGATCGCGGCCTTCATCATTTCCCGTATCGCCCGCGGCCTCACCTACGCTCATCAAAAGTGCGATCGCGAAGGCCGCCCGCTGGGTATCGTCCACCGCGACATCGGTCCGAAGAACGTCATGATCGCCGAAGAAGGCGACGTAAAGCTCACCGACTTCGGTATAGCGAAGGCCCTCGATCTTATGTATAACGAGGAAGGCAAGGTCATCGCCGGCAAAGACGAATACCTCTCTCCGGAACAGGCCAACTACGCCGTCACCGACGGACGCGCCGACCTCTTCCCCCTCGGCATCGTTCTTACGGAACTCCTGTTGGGTCGTAACATCTTCCGCGACGCCGACCGCATGGTCTCGCGCCAGAATATCCTCACGATGCCGATCCCGCGGTTTTCCAATCTGCGCCCCGAGATCGATCCGAAGCTTGAAGCCATCCTCCAAAAGGCCCTGCAGCGCGACCGTGAAAAGCGTTACCAAAGCGCCTACGAGATGCTCAACGATCTCGAGGTCTACCTTTACAGCGACGGCTACGGTCCCACCAACGAGAAGCTCGGTGCCTATCTCAAAACGATCATGAACGAGCCGCTGCCCGCGGCCAAAGCTCCCCTGCCCCGGCTGAGCTTGCGCCCGAATTCATGA
- the rpoN gene encoding RNA polymerase factor sigma-54 yields the protein MSGPGFSQDLRQRQNQSLVLAPQLRHSLKILQVAALDLRSVIQEELQSNPTLEELPMDGVSLDQEQQEGAAENNESGEGADNREEMDFSKEYDILTKLDDDWKDYMSQAGGAQPYTSEDAERRQHFFDSLVSETSLQEHLIRQAELADTPDDVLKAMSYLVGSLDDRGFLTQTPNDVALQTGLPLDCVQEAARQLKTFEPAGIGASSLEECLILQLAVKGRSDSLAARIIREHFALLTRRRIPEIARKLGVHTDDVQDAIEEIGALDPAPGRRFAEDSNRVVVPDVTIEKDGDEWKIHLNSDYIPKLRISSTYKDLIAKGSLSKQERDYLRERIRSGKFLINSIDQRQQTIERITREIIKVQLDFFEQGVSKLRPLTMTQIADVVGVHETTVSRAIANKYIKTPHGVFDFKFFFTPGYQSESGASVSNTSVKDMINDLIAGEDRSQPLSDQEIVVKLEEKGIKIARRTVAKYREELGLLPSNLRREYL from the coding sequence ATGAGCGGCCCCGGCTTCAGCCAAGACCTCCGCCAGCGTCAGAATCAATCCCTGGTTCTCGCGCCGCAGCTCCGGCATTCCCTGAAAATCCTTCAGGTTGCCGCACTGGATCTGCGTTCGGTGATCCAGGAAGAACTACAAAGCAACCCCACGCTCGAAGAGTTGCCCATGGACGGCGTCAGCCTCGACCAGGAGCAACAGGAAGGTGCCGCCGAAAACAATGAAAGTGGCGAAGGCGCGGACAACCGCGAGGAGATGGATTTCTCCAAAGAATACGACATCCTCACCAAGCTCGACGACGACTGGAAGGACTACATGTCCCAAGCCGGCGGTGCCCAACCCTACACCAGCGAGGACGCCGAGCGTCGCCAGCACTTCTTCGATTCACTCGTCAGCGAAACCTCGCTGCAGGAACACCTGATCCGTCAGGCCGAACTCGCCGACACGCCCGACGATGTGCTGAAAGCCATGAGCTACCTCGTCGGCAGTCTCGACGACCGCGGCTTCCTGACTCAGACGCCCAACGACGTCGCCCTCCAGACCGGTCTTCCACTCGACTGCGTGCAGGAAGCCGCCCGCCAGTTAAAGACCTTCGAGCCCGCCGGCATCGGCGCATCCAGCTTGGAAGAATGCCTGATTCTCCAACTCGCGGTCAAAGGCCGTAGTGATAGCCTCGCTGCCCGCATCATCCGCGAACACTTCGCACTCCTCACGCGCCGACGCATTCCTGAAATCGCACGCAAGCTCGGCGTTCACACCGATGACGTGCAGGACGCCATCGAGGAAATCGGCGCTCTCGATCCCGCGCCCGGCCGCCGCTTCGCCGAGGATAGCAATCGCGTGGTCGTGCCCGATGTCACCATCGAGAAAGACGGCGACGAGTGGAAGATTCACCTCAACAGCGACTACATCCCCAAGCTGCGCATCTCCAGCACCTACAAGGATCTCATCGCCAAGGGTTCCCTCTCCAAACAGGAGCGCGACTATCTCCGCGAACGCATTCGCTCCGGTAAATTCCTGATCAACTCCATCGATCAGCGTCAGCAGACGATTGAGCGTATCACCCGCGAAATCATCAAGGTGCAGCTCGATTTCTTCGAGCAAGGCGTCTCCAAGCTCCGCCCGCTCACCATGACGCAGATCGCCGATGTCGTCGGCGTGCACGAGACCACCGTCAGCCGCGCCATCGCCAATAAATACATCAAGACCCCCCACGGCGTCTTCGATTTCAAGTTCTTCTTCACGCCCGGTTACCAGTCCGAAAGCGGCGCCTCGGTTTCCAACACGAGCGTGAAGGACATGATCAACGACCTCATCGCCGGCGAAGACCGCAGCCAGCCCCTCAGCGACCAGGAAATCGTCGTGAAGCTCGAAGAAAAAGGCATCAAGATCGCTCGCCGCACCGTCGCCAAATACCGCGAGGAACTCGGACTGCTTCCGAGCAACCTCCGCCGCGAATATCTCTAA